A window from Centropristis striata isolate RG_2023a ecotype Rhode Island chromosome 4, C.striata_1.0, whole genome shotgun sequence encodes these proteins:
- the gpr4 gene encoding G-protein coupled receptor 4, producing the protein MCNISFCNVDSKVDQFFQPTLYIIVIVLGLPTNCMALWAAYMQVRQRNELGIYLINLSVADLLYITTLPLWIDYFLQHDDWIHGQESCKLFGFIFYTNIYVSIAFLCCISLDRYLAVAYPLRFAKVRRIKTAVMVSAMVWIIEIVANSAPLFHDELFQDRFNHTFCFEKYPMQDWVAGMNLYRTFLGFLAPWTAMLVAYRGILAAVRCNVSTERQEKAKIQRLALSLILIVLLCFGPYHILLLVRSVMFLNKPCDCGSEESLFAAYHVSLALTSLNCVADPILYCFVNEGARHDVGRALSALLSAACKRRSSSSPSHADMLNAGSVTMETPLSAKKQPCVYAEGAKANTYKTELVALKEECLQMTILSVRK; encoded by the exons ATGTGCAACATCTCGTTCTGTAATGTGGACAGTAAGGTGGACCAGTTCTTCCAGCCCACGCTCTACATCATAGTCATCGTTCTGGGACTGCCCACTAACTGCATGGCCCTGTGGGCTGCCTACATGCAG GTACGGCAACGCAACGAGCTGGGCATCTACCTGATCAACCTGTCGGTGGCCGACCTGCTCTACATCACCACTCTTCCTCTGTGGATCGATTACTTCCTGCAGCACGATGATTGGATCCACGGCCAGGAGAGCTGCAAGCTGTTCGGCTTCATCTTCTACACCAACATCTACGTCAGCATCGCCTTCCTCTGCTGTATTTCTCTGGACCGGTACCTGGCCGTGGCGTATCCTCTACGCTTCGCCAAGGTGCGGCGAATCAAAACag CCGTCATGGTCAGCGCCATGGTGTGGATCATTGAGATCGTAGCcaactctgctcctctcttccaCGACGAGCTCTTCCAGGACCGCTTCAACCACACCTTCTGCTTCGAGAAGTATCCCATGCAGGACTGGGTGGCGGGCATGAACCTCTACAGGACATTTCTGGGCTTCCTGGCTCCGTGGACAGCCATGCTCGTCGCCTACCGCGGGATCCTCGCCGCAGTGCGCTGCAACGTCTCAACGGAGCGCCAGGAAAAGGCGAAAATCCAGCGACTGGCGCTCAGTCTGATCCTGATTGTTTTACTGTGCTTTGGACCGTACCACATCCTCCTCCTGGTGCGGAGTGTCATGTTTCTAAATAAGCCATGTGACTGCGGCTCGGAGGAGAGCTTGTTCGCAGCGTACCATGTGTCGTTGGCGTTGACCAGCCTGAACTGCGTGGCCGACCCCATTTTGTACTGTTTCGTCAACGAGGGGGCGAGGCACGACGTGGGCCGGGCTCTCTCAGCTTTACTGTCCGCAGCTTGCAAGAGGCGCTCCTCTTCCTCGCCATCGCACGCCGACATGCTTAACGCAGGTTCAGTGACTATGGAAACCCCTCTGTCGGCTAAAAAGCAGCCTTGTGTGTACGCTGAGGGCGCCAAGGCGAATACCTACAAGACAGAACTGGTGGCTCTGAAGGAGGAGTGTCTACAGATGACCATCCTCAGCGTGAGGAAGTGA